The genomic region TACATCGGATTGATCATGTATTGATACccatcttaatttattaagattttgaTACATATTACTACAAGCCTCGCACACTGATGGACTCACAACTTTGTTTGATTGGGAGCCAACACAAACTTCTTGAAGATGTATCGTATTGCTCTCCCCACAATGACCACACAGAAAGCAGGTATCATCACTGATCGGTACTAAAACATGAATCTTTTGTGCTTTAGGGATACGGATAAGATGTTCTCTTTTAGATTATCTGAAACATAGCTCTCTTAGAATATCATGAATGCCACATGCTTTTATTTTCCCACTACGCGTCCATTTACGAATCAAAATCAGATTTCTATCAGCAAGATCCTTCAAGTATTCCTTTGCAGCTTCCTTCACACTTTTACTTCCTACTGGTTTTAGAAACCCCTCACCCatccataattttatcaactgAGAGGCTTTAATCCGATCATCTTCAGAAAAAACTCtcatataaagaaaacatgGTTTAAGATGAATCAGCAAGCTGTTGTAACTCAAAGACAATATCTTTAAACAATGATCATCATCTCCAGAATTGACAAATGAGGTTACATTCTTTGCGACAAACTCCCAATATTCTCGTGTATGATTGGATTTTGCAAGGAGCCCACCAATTACAACAATTGCTAGAGGAAGCCCGCAGCAACATCTAGCAATATTCCTTCCAATTTCTTCCAAATGTGGATAAGGGCAACTTTTTTGTGCAAAAGCTTTTTCACATAGTAAATCCTAACTTTTATCGTTGTCTAATAAGTTCACTGTGAAATAATGATTGTCAAAACCTAAAGGACGAGTCACATCCAACAACCTAGTAGTCACCAAAATTCGACTTCCATTCGGGGAAGtacattttaaaatcttcCCATGCTTTGATACTCCACAAATCATCCATAACAATCAAATACCTTCTACCAAATAAAAGTTTGTGAAGGCATTCTCCTAATTTAACTAGGTCTAGTTCACCCGCATCACTTGCTTCGATTATTTTGGCATTTATAAGGTACTTTAGAAGAACTTCTCGAGCGCTATATTGTTGAGATATTGTAAACCAAATGCGTATATCAAAGCGATAGACAATAAGTCGATGGTTAAAGGCATTTTGAGCTAGAGTTGTCTTACCAATGCCTTCCATCCCGACAATTGGGAGGATCCGACGATCAGATTCATCTCTAGTAAGCTCATCCACGACCTGAAGATAGCGTTCATCAAATTCCACCATAGTATTCTTGTCACTGGATGAAGGAGCGGTAGAACCCATAGACGCAGAAATTGCAAGAGAAACCAAAGATGCATAAGCTGCTACCGCCATTGTTGTCTATGTGAATGTAATCAAAGATAAGCTACAGCtgactataaattaattttggcgTACACATAATAATTGAGACCACCATAAACTTTCTAACCTTTTTTGACCAACACTTTTGAACTCCTCACattgagaaattttatttatatattaaattcaaattaattttaattatattcttttttcttaattaatactaCAActcatataaatttcaatattcggactttataattcttaattttttgtttcactcaaattttaacattctGTATTATAGTTTCTGTTTCAAagtttcaaacaaaaattacattctaattttttttcctattaagaaatcaaattaatctaaaaaaggATTAAAACAATCgttcattataaataattttaacagtTTCAAATAGTTTTAAGTTTAAGTCCAATATTTAGACCACTTCAATAAActatacatgtatattttttcctaaaagaaaaataaaataaaataacgtACCTATTGACTCgtattaattagttttggaataattacatttcccTCCTTTGAtgattagtataattatacgtaaattctttgtaatttaaaaaattacactcgcacccctgaggtttgatgtctagtataattacacataaattctttgtaatttttgtatccCTAagatttgcttccgtctaacaaataagtcttttcACTAATCAAACTCCcaccaaatttgctgatattaacaaaagaattagaaaaatttctatatttatctctaattaatttattactaacttatagcatgtcaaataattttttttatgatcaagtTATTCTGGTACATCTCATACTTAACCCGACTAAGCAGACTGGATCAAGACTTGCATGTTCCAAAATAagcttttaaattaattagtcttcaacgaattataatttgattgcGAAAGATATGGGCTAAGATGCttctttatcattttttctattttagattttttattatgaaaaatacgGATGAAGATTTTGTATTAATCCAAGAGGATTACCCAATAAAtacttgtaataatatttcataaattttattcggACCCCACCCAATGGATTGGTACCCTGAGGTTATGTTTAACAAACATTCCTTGTGTTctgtataattataagtatactTTTTAAGATTGCGTTAACGTAATTTTACTTAGGGGtgtatttgttaaattatgcTTCTAAGAagggatttatttataattacaaataaaatctcagaaagtttatttataattttttaaaaaataaaaagtatttgtataattagactTGATCTCAGAGAATGTAGTAGATATAACCTACGCTAATCTATTATTACAATCAAAcacaaataaattgatttttttgatatgtaaataaattaataataagttaatcggaGGTAAATgtagatttttaattattttctttttgctagTATCAagaaattttgtgaatttgaactaatagaaagatctatttgttagacaaaagcaaacaTCAGGAATCCTTTATGTGAATGCTTGTcttattgtaatttctttaCCGTCATCATGATGTAATGGTTGAATCGatcaattattgtaatttgatgTTTGCTGTTCTCAGtctattaatatattggtTTAATCGATGTAATGCTCGGAAAGGCAGATGGATTTGAAATTTGGATAAAACTTAAGACTATATTGCAGAAGAAATTGTGTCTTGAGTAGGGCTTAGGCAAGTTGCAGATTTTATATTCCATGCCCAAGAACAACAGGTACAAGAAGAACATCCACCGACATAAACAGATAGAAACACTACACTTATGAATCAACCCCATTTGATGTAAGAATTTCTTCACAAGAAGTTTGTACAAACCTCATTTGAAGAACTGTAATGACGACTGCAAGTGCTCCGATACGTTCTTGCATTACATGTATACATGAACACTTGCAGTCTTCATTACCTGGCACACAGGGCAAACGTCGATGAAACCTTCACAATCGATACACAGACACAAGTGCCGGCAAGGCAATATTAAGACACAGACTTCTTTACCATTGCAAACTCTGCATTTCGGTGGATGGTTTTGGAGCCCTTGATTTCCAGAGCCGCTAATGATTCTCTGATGATTCGAGCAAGAAACTGCATCATCGACCTCACTGTCTCCAGAACCCTCACGAGCTTGGGCCGTGCCTTGTGCCAAGAGCTGCTGAATATTGCTCTTGAGGACATTTACAACGGATTCATTGTACTTTGCTCTGTAGTGCCACGATTGGGCTTCCATGGCAACCTGCTTTATCCGATCTCCCAGCTCCTTGTTCTTTCGGTTCATACTCTCGATTTCGAGCTCCTTCTCGTGCAATTTCCTGTTGATGCCTTTTTCCAAAGCATTCAGTAAAGAGACGGTGTGCCGTTGATTTATCTCTCTCACGCCCTTCAAGATATTCTCCTCCTGTTCACAAAGACAAGAATAATCGGATATTGAGAACAAAGCCAACATAACAACACTGAAACACCATAGATTTCAAGATAGGAATCGTTTAAGAGTGCAATGTTAATATTGTTGGATATGAATCCCGATACAGTATATGATGATTCCTAACTCGAAGTATTTAACACTTTCTATACCTGAAGTTTAATGTATCGGCCAAATTCTTCTGTCTGTCGATCTATCTCCATTTTGATAGTGTTACCAAGGGAAAGCACAGCAGGAAGATTGTTTTTCATATTCTCACAGGCTGAAGTAACAGAGGAATTTCGCTCTTCTTCCTCACAAGAAAGCTTGAGCCCAGTTGAAACGGGATTAGGATTTAAAACAGTTCCAATATTGCCAGCTTCATCCTGACAAAAGTTGTTATTCAAAGATATGTGAAGCTTCTGCTGCATAGACAAAGTATCCCCTTCCCCAACTCTGTTGATTGGGCGACTATCAGTGGGTGCCTGCCCGTTACCCATACAGTTTACAGTGCCAACAGCAGCACCTATTGGAACtgcaaaataattcaaaaccaagaaacaaattattaGCAAGAAAAGGAGGAGTTGAGAAACAAGCTAACCGTcagcaagaaaacaaaatcagaAGTATGATCATGATAAGTAGATACAATGGAACCTCACATTAATTAAACAACTAATGAATTGGTAATTCCTTTACTCTTTTCACTTAGCACTGAAATGTCTGTCCTGTAGTTATATCACGATTGCCGTGTATATTTACAACCGCCCAGAACAATGTAAGCAACAAATGTACGGTTTTTCAGATATAATTCGGAAACTAACCCACTAGTACTGAAGCTTATGCAAATCCGACTATATGAATAAGTTCCAAAcatattgaaaaacaaaaatataacagcTTTATGCTGTTCTTGGCAAAGAAAcgataagaagaaaaacaaaagctGGAAATCTTTCAGCTAGATGTCTAATGTACAATGCGAGCGTGTATTCTCGGAAAAACTTAAGCTATCTGTCCTGTGCACAAGATGTGAGCTACAATGTAAGAGTTTCGAGGGACAATCACAGGAGCAGCATCGATAACATATAGCATTAAAAGAATCAAAGGAAGCAGATTCAGTACGAAGAACCATATTTCTAACAGAACAGAAGCCCAGAAATATACTAACCATGCCCAAACAACTGGAGTTGAGGCAATGTATTGTTATCATACGGAACACGATTTTCCTCCATAAAACCAGGGAACATTGTGTTTCTATTATTTCCACCTCCTCCTAACATCTTCCTGAAAATCATAACCCAATGCATCAGATTCAAGCAACTTatataatgtaaatatatCAATCTTGAAGAGACAAAAGATGAGTTTTTAGCAGGAAAAAGCTCATGTAGGACTTTAAAGGAAACACAATCTACATAAACTTAGAACAAGTAATCATAATATAACACATACAAACACGAGCTACTAATCCTATCAAGATCCAGAAAACATCCCACCACCGTGATGCAATTGACTACCACTACTATCTCTTCTCCACTTTCTAATACTCCTATACACAAAGAAATTACTGATCAATCAATCATCAAAAACCTTATATATTTACCTATTCCAGGAATCCCAAATAGGAAATATCCCATAGAAAAAAATCAGCATTCCTTAAAACATCAACCCCCCAACCAAAAACCAACTGATAAAAAGGAAATCCCAAGATTCACACAAATCATATGAGGGGTAAAAAAAAACCCAGAAACAAGATCAAATAACTTACCGAAAATCAGCTCAGATTCAGATAATCTATATCCGGgctagaattttttttttaaattaaaaaagaaaaaggaagaaaaaaatacccCCCGGAGATTACCGtttaatttactcaaaaaaagcgaaaaaggaagaaaaattcCTCTTGCTTCAAGGGAAATGGGCAGCAAAAGAAGAGATGGTGGTAGGCAAGAACAAtaatgaaagagagagagaaagaatgggaataagaataataattggCATAATAATGAAAGtggatggtggtggtggagatgGTGGTGGGAAGAGTTGTTATTGCTGTGGATGTTGTTTGGGGTAAGgcaaagaaataaagaaaagggaaaagagaCGGATTCCATTCTGTTGGTATTGATGATTTCTTGTAGTTGGTGTGAGGAGTGACTGACTCACTAATCAATCGTTGCTGTTGAAGAAATCTTCTTCCCCACCTTCTCCATATTTTGGCCTAAATTTTtgttctctttctctctctcattcaTTTTCactgtttgtttgtttgtctGACTGTACGGCCGCTCCCTTTTCGTTTTCCCCAACCACTGAAATCCGtctcttttactttttcttggttttggCTACGGATTACTGGTTCCTCTTCCCCTCTCTTTAGactattttgaatttttctttttcctttttaaggTTACAAAAactaagtatatatatatatatatatatttatatttatactcgTAGgaaacaattacataaattatttttattttttgcgtAATTATAGAAACCACCCATTAgagctaaaaaataaatatagtttgtataatattgttcatatttttggGAGTCATccgtgtaatttttcaaaaaatagaggtggtttgtgtaaataatgttgTCGTTTCTGAcgaatatatatgtatttcttttttaaaaagtagaataatttatgtaactAGTCCATAAATTTTGAAGTGTAGATGTAATTGTTcatatttctaattattttatttttattgaatttctaCCACCTCATACCCAAAATTAAGGTTAAATTTATGTGAGTGATTTAATCGGacacaaattttgaatttaaaaaaatatttttacactatagtgttaaaaataagttgtgaatttattgtatcatattatcaatttaattttatatgaaaaagaaaaaaagctcATTCAGAATTTtacatatcaaattattttttttctcaaaaaagttttaaaattacacttacaacgcttttgaaaattcaatgtTTACACCCAATCTACTTCTGTTATGGTTCGGACGAAAAATgctgatattagtaaaaaaaagaaaaattacataaatttttaattttactcttTATTTAACATCTGAAGACAAGATGAGTTTGAGAGATGCGAAAAGGCATAATATCGTTAAATACAatgataatttgaattttttaaatataaaaattttgggCCGATCAAATTCCTCcctacccaaaaaaaatatatatataattttttagtgaaatcaatttcaccaaaaaaattaaaaaagataggcaaatattgaaataataattatttttcaaagttaCGTGATTGTTGGATCTTGTATTTAGGTTGCACAACACACCAACCATGCATCGACCGGGGTAATGTGATGGTTGGGGATGGTGGggtaatattattaattacgttatttttaaatttaatgcaataatttcattttttttaatacttgaTATAGtgcttatttaattatatttaatactatatGTCACTTGAtatcattaatattcatattttacatAAGAATGGTTATTggattcaaatttgaaaatgaattttgagtAAATGTAAGTTCCATTAATAAAGCAAGATcatacagtacaacagtgctcaactggtggtttctccctcgacaggccaagagATACgtcataatctatataacgcacatgaactaacagaacgaaataaattaacactgataatcctctgtctaatatcttccacaATGATGGTGGCTATAATGCTCGGTGGTCGCTTCGTATGCTCAAAGCGTCTCAAATTTCGTTttctccaaatgtggtaaatgcaagCAGCAAGAAGTGCACGATAAGCCAAGTTAATGATGTGTttttctctccattttcttgcagCCAACTCAACGTCCCGTGGCCACTCTCTATTAGGCCATTCAAACCGAACAATCCGCCGAATTGCTGtcagattttgattttatagatTTGGTAGAATTTGGGGCTGATCTGACATCTGTCTCCAAATCCGTCCCAAAACTATTTTAagaatatatctatttttttgtttataatataatatatatatatagttatacaataaattatatttttaacataattatattttatttaatatttataagtaataattttatgccTTCTAGAAAAATcgtttaattgatttaaaaaattaactaagttttatGAATTAGACCCACCAGATCTAGAGTTGACACGTGTCGACCGTAGGGGACGAGTTTGAGGCAAGCCAAATTGGGTCCTAAGTCTGATTACAACGGATGTGAGTCGGGTCAAGATGGGTCTGTGACGGATTGTGGTGGGTTTGGggtctaataaaattaaggataattatatttacgttCTTTGATGTATGGTatgtttatacaaattattcccaccttttaataattatacatgcaGAACTCAGAAGTGTCAATAGCATTACAAACACCATTCCTACTTTTtagaaaaggataaaatacactttgctcCCCTGAATTATTCATCATGTAATATTCACCCtataaactaacaaatttaatatttaccctcttagttggacaaaaatgccctttaagtcttgaacaataatattattttttaatatattttagtattttacgcattaaattatcatcaaattatttttttaataagtgaagaatttaaattaaaagtagagtataaattaatatttatatagtaaatacacaataaatataatataaccaacaacttatatatgctttttaaaaaaaatttacaaatatatatatatatatatatatatatgcttaatcaaaaaataaacatttttacaaaaaaaatgaataaatatattttatcattcttcttaaagaaaatatattaaaaaatgacatattattatttattttatctaaaaga from Sesamum indicum cultivar Zhongzhi No. 13 linkage group LG3, S_indicum_v1.0, whole genome shotgun sequence harbors:
- the LOC105157429 gene encoding E3 ubiquitin-protein ligase BOI-like isoform X2, which translates into the protein MLGGGGNNRNTMFPGFMEENRVPYDNNTLPQLQLFGHVPIGAAVGTVNCMGNGQAPTDSRPINRVGEGDTLSMQQKLHISLNNNFCQDEAGNIGTVLNPNPVSTGLKLSCEEEERNSSVTSACENMKNNLPAVLSLGNTIKMEIDRQTEEFGRYIKLQEENILKGVREINQRHTVSLLNALEKGINRKLHEKELEIESMNRKNKELGDRIKQVAMEAQSWHYRAKYNESVVNVLKSNIQQLLAQGTAQAREGSGDSEVDDAVSCSNHQRIISGSGNQGLQNHPPKCRVCNGKEVCVLILPCRHLCLCIDCEGFIDVCPVCQVMKTASVHVYM
- the LOC105157429 gene encoding E3 ubiquitin-protein ligase BOI-like isoform X1, which translates into the protein MLIFFYGIFPIWDSWNRKMLGGGGNNRNTMFPGFMEENRVPYDNNTLPQLQLFGHVPIGAAVGTVNCMGNGQAPTDSRPINRVGEGDTLSMQQKLHISLNNNFCQDEAGNIGTVLNPNPVSTGLKLSCEEEERNSSVTSACENMKNNLPAVLSLGNTIKMEIDRQTEEFGRYIKLQEENILKGVREINQRHTVSLLNALEKGINRKLHEKELEIESMNRKNKELGDRIKQVAMEAQSWHYRAKYNESVVNVLKSNIQQLLAQGTAQAREGSGDSEVDDAVSCSNHQRIISGSGNQGLQNHPPKCRVCNGKEVCVLILPCRHLCLCIDCEGFIDVCPVCQVMKTASVHVYM